From Phalacrocorax carbo chromosome 8, bPhaCar2.1, whole genome shotgun sequence, a single genomic window includes:
- the CMTR2 gene encoding cap-specific mRNA (nucleoside-2'-O-)-methyltransferase 2, translating to MNKCKKPNVDQTENLDKFGPEILSKIEKLFAKKFTYTKPVNNEWQLPDPGDAFTCDHKEFDSLLALKDSMNEVKNQLSDKNLDEWHQHTSFTNKAGKIIPHVKKSVNAELCTQAWCKFHEILCSFPLLPEEALQDRELNSVHLCEAPGAFIASLNHYLKSHHVPCNWNWVANTLNPYHEANDTLMMIMDDRLIANTLPRWYFGPDNTGDVMTLKHLTGLQNFVSNMGTVHLVTADGSFDCQGNPGEQEALVSPLHYCETVTALMILGTGGSFVLKMFTLFEHCSTNLLFLLNCSFEEVHVFKPATSKAGNSEAYVVCLRYMGRESIHLLLSKMIRNFGTEMVNKALFPQHTLPESFLKIHEACCMFFYKYQVETISENIHLFEHMEEAEQMKLYELRNCAVEFFMQRLCMKPIARNNWLVKKSQTGCSMNAKWFGQRKKYFSTYNERKMLESLTWNDKVAKGYFNHWAEEHSLNNAGKMCILEGLSSNLECSLWYILEGKRLPVVKCSPFCDGQVLENLNEAMKELLGGRLKSRQMLQPCHSCEVLPGRLILAEVSDLSRCHQEVLNEKCSDQFRCLVVGFPSLCDTEKQPSMEIKFLDSATLLSFSFSLLYDGEPKYQQQLLECILHSLNQLTMGDALILPILSCFTRFTAGLVFILHCCFRCITFASPTSHEPLRTSVALLCVGYRGLPNPVVEYLRHLNKLMNSLLDTDSPQQVLQFVPMEVLLQGKLLEFLWDLNTAIAKRQFHLIVQAKQQQITSNISL from the coding sequence ATGAACAAATGTAAGAAGCCTAATGTTGACCAGACTGAAAACCTTGATAAGTTCGGTCCTGAAATTCTTTCCAAAATTGAGAAGCTCTTTGCAAAGAAGTTTACTTACACTAAGCCAGTGAATAATGAATGGCAGCTACCAGATCCTGGTGATGCGTTTACATGTGATCACAAGGAATTTGACTCACTCCTGGCTCTGAAGGACTCGATGAATGAGGTGAAGAATCAACTGAGTGATAAGAACCTGGATGAATGGCATCAGCACACCTCATTTACCAATAAAGCGGGGAAAATAATTCCTCATGTGAAGAAATCTGTGAATGCTGAGCTGTGTACTCAGGCCTGGTGCAAGTTTCATGAGATTCTGTgcagttttcctcttctccctgaAGAAGCTCTTCAGGACAGAGAACTGAATTCTGTCCACCTCTGTGAAGCACCTGGAGCTTTTATAGCCAGCCTCAATCACTACTTGAAATCCCACCATGTCCCTTGCAACTGGAATTGGGTAGCTAATACTCTAAACCCATATCATGAAGCAAATGACACCCTTATGATGATCATGGATGACCGTCTTATAGCAAATACATTGCCTCGGTGGTACTTTGGCCCAGATAACACTGGTGATGTGATGACACTGAAACACTTAACAGGACTTCAGAACTTCGTAAGTAATATGGGCACAGTTCACTTGGTAACTGCTGATGGTAGCTTTGATTGCCAGGGAAATCCAGGCGAACAGGAGGCTCTCGTCTCACCCCTTCATTACTGTGAAACAGTCACCGCTTTAATGATCCTGGGCACTGGGGGATCCTTTGTTTTGAAGATGTTCACGCTGTTTGAACACTGTTCAACCAatctgctctttctgctaaaCTGTTCATTTGAGGAGGTCCATGTCTTTAAGCCAGCCACTAGCAAAGCTGGGAACTCAGAGGCCTATGTGGTTTGTCTTCGTTACATGGGCAGAGAAAGCAttcatctgctgctttccaagaTGATACGGAACTTTGGAACAGAAATGGTCAACAAAGCACTTTTCCCCCAGCATACGCTACCAGaatcttttcttaaaatacacGAAGCGTGTTGCATGTTCTTCTACAAGTACCAGGTAGAGACTATCTCTGAGAACATCCACCTTTTTGAGCACATGGAAGAAGCAGAGCAGATGAAACTGTACGAGTTAAGAAACTGTGCAGTGGAATTCTTCATGCAAAGACTTTGTATGAAACCCATTGCTAGAAATAACTGGCTTGTCAAGAAATCTCAGACTGGTTGCAGCATGAATGCAAAAtggtttgggcaaagaaagaaatattttagtacGTACAATGAAAGGAAGATGCTGGAAAGCCTTACGTGGAATGATAAAGTGGCAAAGGGCTATTTTAATCACTGGGCTGAAGAACATAGTTTAAATAATGCTGGTAAAATGTGCATCTTGGAAGGATTGTCTTCTAACCTTGAGTGTAGCTTGTGGTacattttggaaggaaaaaggctACCAGTGGTAAAATGTTCTCCATTTTGTGATGGTCAAGTCTTGGAAAATCTTAATGAAGCTATGAAAGAATTGCTGGGGGGGAGGCTGAAAAGCAGGCAAATGCTGCAGCCTTGTCACTCGTGTGAAGTTCTTCCTGGGCGACTGATATTGGCAGAAGTGTCCGACCTTTCCAGATGTCATCAGGAAGtcctaaatgaaaaatgtagtGACCAGTTCAGGTGCCTTGTGGTGGGCTTCCCATCCCTCTGTGATACTGAAAAGCAACCCAGTATGGAAATAAAGTTCCTGGACTCAGCCACGCTGCTGTCCTTTAGCTTCTCTTTGCTTTATGATGGAGAACCAAAGtaccagcagcagcttttggagTGCATTCTGCATTCGTTGAATCAGCTTACAATGGGAGATGCGTTGATTTTGCCTATTCTCTCTTGCTTTACACGCTTCACAGCTGGCCTGGTCTTCATACTGCATTGCTGTTTCAGATGCATCACATTTGCTTCTCCAACCTCCCACGAGCCTCTAAGAACTAGTGTTGCTTTGCTCTGTGTTGGTTACCGAGGCCTTCCAAATCCAGTTGTTGAATATCTGCGGCATCTGAATAAACTAATGAACTCTTTACTAGACACGGACTCTCCACAGCAAGTTTTGCAGTTTGTGCCTATGGAAGTTCTCCTCCAGGGCAAACTGTTGGAGTTCTTATGGGATTTGAACACAGCCATTGCAAAGAGACAATTCCACTTGATTGTGCAAGCTAAGCAGCAGCAAATCACTAGCAATATTTCACTTTAG